In Gadus macrocephalus chromosome 4, ASM3116895v1, the following proteins share a genomic window:
- the LOC132455274 gene encoding zinc finger protein 782-like, which produces MIVPMRTHNDEKPYRCDQCTKCFSLKGILTRHMMTHSGEKPYKCDQCTKRFSRTSHLNIHMTTHSGEKAYKCDQCMKCFSQKGQLNIHMRTHTGEKPYRCDQCPKRFSQGRALKFHMSTHFGVMPYRCDQCTKSFQRKCDLEIHLRTHSGEKPYKCDQCTKRFSQTSNLKIHMRTHTGEKPYRCDQCTKCFSLKGTLKFHMSTHSGEKPYRCDQCTKCFSQKGSLNLHMRTHSGVKPYKCDRCTKGFSLKCTLNIHMRTHTGEKPYKCDQCTKGFNVKGNLKIHMRTHSGEKPYKCDQCTMRFSQKGTLKIHMRTHSG; this is translated from the coding sequence ATGATCGTCCCCATGAGGACCCACAACGACGAGAAGCcgtacaggtgtgaccaatgcacgaagtgcttcagtctgaaaggcaTCCTGACGCGCCACATgatgactcactctggggagaagccctacaagtgtgaccaatgcacgaagcgcttcagtcggacaAGCCACCTGAATATCCACATGAcaactcactccggcgagaaggcctacaagtgtgaccaatgcatgaagtgcttcagtcagaaaggccAGCTGaatatccacatgaggactcacactggggagaagccctacaggtgtgaccaatgcccgaagcgcttcagtcaagGCCGCGCCCTGAAGTTCCACATGTCGACTCACTTTGGGGTGatgccctacaggtgtgaccaatgcacgaagagcttcCAACGGAAATGCGACCTGgagatccacctgaggactcactccggtgagaagccctacaagtgtgaccaatgtacgaagcgcttcagtcagacaagcaacctgaagatccacatgagaactcacaccggcgagaagccctacaggtgtgaccaatgcacgaagtgcttcagtctgaaaggcaCCCTGAAGTTCCACATGtcgactcactctggggagaagccctacaggtgtgaccaatgcacgaagtgcttcagtcagaaaggcaGCCTGAATCttcacatgaggactcactccggggtgaagccctacaagtgtgaccgaTGCACAAAGGGCTTCAGTCTGAAATGCACCCTGAATatccacatgagaactcacaccggcgagaagccctacaagtgtgaccaatgcacgaagggcTTCAATGTGAAAggcaacctgaagatccacatgaggactcactccggcgagaagccctacaagtgtgaccaatgcacgatgcgcttcagtcagaaaggcaccctgaagatccacatgaggactcactccggttaG